TATTGACTGGAAGATGAATGAGTTGGATGCTATTGCTGAAGCTGTTTTGGAGGGAATGTAGTTTCCTGTAGTTCGCATGGTTGGCCACTAGATGTGCAAGTCATGTTTCCTAATGGTTCATGACTGACTTACCGACTGACTGAACCATATCTCTGTTTTTAGAGGTGGTGATTCAAGCTCAGTGGGTGGTGGAGTGAATTTAGTCAATTGTCTTTACAGTATGctttgtctgtctgactgtctcaccttctctgcttttgtgtgtgtgtgtgtgtgtgtgtgtgtgtgcacatgtgttttACTGCTGTAAGTACAGTACAATACCAAATTGTTACAGAGTAAAAAGAGCACTGtataatgtaaagtgttaccaatattTGTATAATTGTTTACCACATTTATTTGATCAAAAGCATTAAgacatgttgtgtttgtgtgccagtGCAAGAAAATTAAAAACACTTTTCTCAGAGAAGATATGGCTGCCGTTGATTGATTAGGAAACTCTTAGAGGTGAGATCGACATTCACAACAAGACAGCTATCAGAAGAGTCATGACCGGCTGGCAAGCAATAGCATGCAGGACCTTCACAATCAGTCCAGTCATTTCTTTGCCTTCAGGAAATtagtttccctcctcctcctttttcccCCCTGGAACTATTGTCATCTCTTTTTCTTGTTctgcctcctcatcctccttctccacctctcttttCCCTGGAACCATTGTCATctcttctacctctccctctGGTTTCCCACCTCCCCagtcctccttctctttctctctaccgctACCATCATGCTTTGCTCTCATGTTGGAGGCCATCCTGTCCATGTTGGAGGCCATCCCCTCAAGCAGCTGTGCCATGCCCCCCACACACCTGGAGGATGAGCCATAGATTGTGAGGGAGGAGCCAGAGCAGGAGCCGGCCATGGCATAGAGCAGAGGGTTGACAGCACTGCTGAGGTAAGCTACAGCTATGACCACTGTCCTAGCTCTcagacagaacaacagcaaatccGTGGAAGACCCGGAGAGAACGGCCCCCACCTGAAACAAGGAATCATAAGTTTCATTATGAACTTGAACTATGTCTACAAACAGTAAATTTGTGTTTTAATGCCATTTTTATCCCCAATTTCGAtcatgtctcatcgctgcaactccccaacgggctcaggaggcaaaggtcgagtcatgattcctctgaaacatgacccgccaaaccgtgcttcttaacacctgcacgcttaaaccggaagccagccgcaccaatgtgtcagagaaaACACTGTTCACCTGACTACTGAGGTCAGCCTGCATGCACCTGCCcccccacaaggagtcgctagagcgcaatgagcgaagtaaagcccccccagccaaaccctcccctaaccctgacgacgctgggccaattgtgcgccgtcctatgggactcccgatcacggccggttgtgatacagcccgggatcgaacttgggtctgtagtgacgccttagaccgctgtgccactcgggaggcctccaatggtgactttaaaatagttacagagtttaatggctgtgatacgataaaactgaggatggatcaacagcattgtagttactcaacaaTTCTAACCTGATTGGCAAAATGAAAAGGAGTCTgtacaaaatattccaaaacatatgctgtttgcaacaaggcactaaagtaatacagtGAAAAACGTGGCAAAGCAATtagctttttgtcctgaataatacgacacattactgagtaccactctttgcatcatgttatggatatgcttgtaatcgttaattAAGGACCGGGGAGTtttcagtgtaaaaaaaaaaaatttgctgccaaaggtgcttgtgCAAAGTATTGACtccggtgtgaatacttatgtagatatttctgtgtttcattttcaatacatttgctaaacatTTCTGAAAgcattttttcactttgtcataatgggtTATTGTGCGTCGATGGGttattattatacttttttaaatccattttgaattcaggctgtaaaacaactaaacgtggaataagtcaaggggtatggatactttttgaaggcactgtatgtacgtactgtatatacagggccttcaaaaagtatccataccccttgacttattccatgtTTAGTTGTTATaccgcctgaattcaaaatgtgttaaataaaaaatgttcctcatcaatctacacacaatacccataacgacaaagcgaaaacggTTTTTAATGTTTAATTTTGCTCATTTATTACAAGTTAAAAAAAcagatactttatttacataagtattcaagaCCCTTTGTAATATATATGCCCACTTGCAGGATGTTGACCAGGTGGTACGGAGCCCACAAGAGGGCGAAAGTCACGACTATCAGTGCGATGAGGCGGTTGGTCTTCCTGTAGGAGCGGTGGTGCCAGTGGACACGGCTGGACGCTAAGGTATGAGCGATGCGTAAGTAGCAGAACGTCATGATGCTGAAGGGGACCAGGAACGCAGTAACTGTTTCTAGGGAATAGTGGAACACCTGGTAGAGAGGATAGGACCAGAAACGATTTGATTTCATTATTAAAATGTCTTCAGGATGCCAAGCCCACATGGGGTTACGTTTTAGTAAGAGTGTAATTACATATTTTATCTACTTAAATTGCAGTTCTGGTCTGTTACAAATAAATGTATCAAAAACAATGTTGACAGATTGATCAATTGTTTTAGCTATATCCACATCTATTTAGAATAAATATACATATAGAATTTAAAAAATCTACAATATGTTTTATGGAAAACGGATGAAACAATATGAAATAATGTGGTGTACAATACTAATATACTGTACAACACCAAAATAACAAGATGTATGAAGGAATATTCTGTCAGTAAAGTTACCTGGTGGGCGGGCCCGGGGTGATGCGTGGTACACTCCCCCTTTCGGACCTGTCGGTACACAAGCTGAGGAGTGGGCAGCACCATAGCCAGCGCCCACACCACACCCATGATAGGAAAGAGCCTTGACTTCGTCCGGACGCGCTGGGACCAGAAGGGGTGTAGCACGCCAAGGAGTCGGTCGACGCCCATCAAGGTAATCAATAGGATGCTGAGGTACATGTTGACGCCACAGACGTAATGCAGGAGCTTACACATTATCTCTCCAAACTCCCAGATTCTGACCTTGAAGAGCTGGTGAATGAAGAAGGGTGCAGAGAGCAGCACGAGTGCGTCAGCGGCCGATAGCTGGAGGATCAAGAGGGACGCGATGGAACGGCGACTCAGGCGGAATAGTATGGTCCAAACCACTAGGAGATTTCCGGGAAGACCAATGGCCATAGCAACCAGGAGAAAGGAGATTCCAACAGAATAAGGGATGGATGGGTTGGGAGCAGATGAGTTGGTAGAGAAGTAGGTGGTGGTATTCCCTGCTGTGGATTCCATCCTGAGAGTCGGAATTGAGAAAGAGCGAcagaattgagaaagagagacagagagcgagacagacagagagagacgtaaAACAAGTGGTGAGGAAATAGATGATTTTCTCATCGAGAAAGAGGAAGTTGCTTGATTCGTTGTTTAGCAACCCTGTGTCAGATTATTGTGAAATGTATTTGTCAGCAGTACATTTTGTAGTGAATTTCAATCACAGATAAAGACAGTAGGTTACTTAAGACAGACAGGAAAGGAGGTTGGTCGGGGAGGATGGGTGGGGATATAACATGAAAGTCTAGCAACCCGAAGGTTACGGGATTGTATctcaacattagacaactattacatttgagctaattagcaactttgtaaCTACTTTGCAAACCcttccactaaccctaaccttaaccctttaacctaaccttaaccatttaactACTTAGCTATCATGTTATCTGACGCTAACCTTAACCCCCAAAACCTAACACTGACTttaatccctaaccctaaccttaacccctagcctagctaacgttagcagcctagctaacgttagcagcctagctaacgttagcagcctagctaacaaattggaatttgtgtaATGTACTCATGCGTTGTGAAAATAGTGTAATACACATGAAATGTGTTGTGATGAAAATCATGTAACACACATGGAATAGTGCACTTTTTCATGTACCTGTCATGAATTTCGAATAAGTCatttgtgtctatttcacaataagCTGTGATAGTGTGTTTGCATACACTTTATGCAAAATAGCATCAAAATTCATCAACATGCATAAAGAAACATATCAGCGACACACAATCCATGCTGTTCAATTCCTTAAAACTTAAAAGTCAATTTTAAAAGATTTACAAGGTATAATTCATAAAAATGCTGCAAATAATGAAATACCTCTTATCTCTTCAGCGTCTCATTCGTGTGTAATATTTATTGGGCATATTTGGCCTCATGTTGTAACCTGTCATATTGTAACCTGTTCcacaggttcacacacacactaacagctAACAGGCCACAGACATGCATGGAAGTATCTGATGAGTCAAACAGCAACCAGATAATGTCTATATATAGACATTATacacaacataaatatacacaatactctgtagtctctctctctccttctcgctctgactctctcttgtgcctctcttttctctctctctctctctctctctctctctctctctctctctctctctctctctctctctctctctctctctctctctctctctcgcatgcTGTCACAGATACATGGTGATCAGAGAAAAAGGGGAAGGTGTTGGGCAAAACAGTGTCTTGATCTTAAATGATCAGCTGCCTCAAGTGGTGTGCTATGGAGGATATGACGTCATTTGAGAAATAGAGTTCTCATATATTGGCTACATTTACAAATTCACACAGCATCAACATACTGTAAATATTTAACTCTACTTCAGTTGTAGTTCAACCAAATAGACAGCACATAGACTTCAATCATCAACTGTTCGTATATAATCTGTTGCCGGATCACAACCCAACATGCTATTTCCTCCCTAAAacttgaatgtgtgtgtggtgtgtaattAATCAGCTCATGGGGGAAAAGGAGAGGACTGTCAGAAATATTACATGATGGAGAgagatgattttttttttattttttgggcaCAATTTAGCTATTtgtcatacatacagttgaagtcggaaatgtacatacacagccaaatacatttcaactcattttttcacaattcctgacatttaatccgagtaaaaattccctgtcttaggtcagttaggatcaccactttattttaagaatgtgaaatgtcagaataatagtagagagaatgatttatttcagcttttatttctttcatcacattcccagtgggtcagaagtttacatacactcaattcgtttttggtagcattgcctttaaattgtgtaacttgggtcaaacgtttcgggtagccttccacaagcttcccacaataagttgggtgaattttgtcccattcctcctgacagagctggtgtaactgagtcaggtttgtaggtctccttgctcgcacacgctttttcagttctgcccactaattttatatgggattgaggtcagggctttgtgatggccactccaataccttgactttgttgtccttaagccattttgcaacaactttggaagtgtgcttggggtcattgtccagttggaagacccatttgcgaccaagctttaacttcctgactgatgtcttgagatgttgcttcaatatatccacatcattttccatcctcatgatgccatctattttgtgaagtgcaccagtccctcctgcagcaaagcacccccacaacatgatgctgccacccccgtgcttcacggttgggattgtgttctttgGCTCGCAAGCCCCCcttttttcctcctaacataacgatagtcattatggccaaacagttctatttttgtttcatcagaccagaggacattttccaaaaagtacaatctttgtccccatgtgcagttgcaaaccgtagtctggcttttttatggcagtttttgagcagtggcttcttccttgctgagcggcctttcaggttatgtcgatataggacttgttttactgtggatatagatacttttgtacctgtttcctcgggcgtcttcacaaggtcctttgctgttgttctgggattgatttgcacttttcgcaccaaagtacgttcatctctagtagacagaacgcctacctgagcggtatgacggctgcgtggtcccatggtgtttatacttgcgtactattgtttgtacagatgaatgtggtaccttcaggcgtttggaagttgcttccaaggatgaaccagacttgtggaggtctacaattttctatgaggtcttgggtgatttcttttgattttcccatgatgttaagcaaagaggcactgcgtttgaaggtaggccttgaaatgcatccacaggtacacctccaattaactcaaattatgtcaactaacctatcagaagcttctaaagccatgacattttctggatttttccaagctgtttaaaggcacagtcaacttagtgtatgtaaacctctggcccactggaattgtgatacagtgaattataagtgaaataatctgtctgtaaaacaattgttggaaaaattacttgtcatgtacaaattagatgtcctaagcgacttgccaaaactatagtttgttaacaagaactttgtggggtggttgaaaaacgagttttaatgactccaacctaagtgtatgtaaacttctgacttcaactgtagcaaaATTCCAATGCCAACAAAGTAAAACATCTCATTGCATAGCAGTATCAAAGCAggtccccctctcccaccacaCAGGGAACCCCACATTCTTCTAAATTCCCACCAACTTGAAATATCCCACCgacatcaattcaacgtctatttcatgttggttcaatgtaatttaattgaaattatATGGAACAAATGTTGATTCACCCATTGTGTGCCCGGTGGGATGGTGACAGGGAAATGAAGAGAGCAAGCAGGTCAGCAaggcagacaacagacaacaatGACGGATGGATATTTAACAGTATGACGTATATATGACACGTTACGTTATTGCATATGCTTAATGCAATAGGATGTGTCAACATAAATGACCAGGTTGGAACAGAAGGATATCATCGCATTTGAACATGGCCAAATGGGGTGATCGCAGACTTCCTTCCTTATTTTTGG
This is a stretch of genomic DNA from Salvelinus alpinus chromosome 11, SLU_Salpinus.1, whole genome shotgun sequence. It encodes these proteins:
- the LOC139534364 gene encoding leukotriene B4 receptor 1-like isoform X1; its protein translation is MESTAGNTTTYFSTNSSAPNPSIPYSVGISFLLVAMAIGLPGNLLVVWTILFRLSRRSIASLLILQLSAADALVLLSAPFFIHQLFKVRIWEFGEIMCKLLHYVCGVNMYLSILLITLMGVDRLLGVLHPFWSQRVRTKSRLFPIMGVVWALAMVLPTPQLVYRQVRKGECTTHHPGPAHQVFHYSLETVTAFLVPFSIMTFCYLRIAHTLASSRVHWHHRSYRKTNRLIALIVVTFALLWAPYHLVNILQVGAVLSGSSTDLLLFCLRARTVVIAVAYLSSAVNPLLYAMAGSCSGSSLTIYGSSSRCVGGMAQLLEGMASNMDRMASNMRAKHDGSGREKEKEDWGGGKPEGEVEEMTMVPGKREVEKEDEEAEQEKEMTIVPGGKKEEEGN
- the LOC139534364 gene encoding leukotriene B4 receptor 1-like isoform X2; the encoded protein is MESTAGNTTTYFSTNSSAPNPSIPYSVGISFLLVAMAIGLPGNLLVVWTILFRLSRRSIASLLILQLSAADALVLLSAPFFIHQLFKVRIWEFGEIMCKLLHYVCGVNMYLSILLITLMGVDRLLGVLHPFWSQRVRTKSRLFPIMGVVWALAMVLPTPQLVYRQVRKGECTTHHPGPAHQVGAVLSGSSTDLLLFCLRARTVVIAVAYLSSAVNPLLYAMAGSCSGSSLTIYGSSSRCVGGMAQLLEGMASNMDRMASNMRAKHDGSGREKEKEDWGGGKPEGEVEEMTMVPGKREVEKEDEEAEQEKEMTIVPGGKKEEEGN